The following are encoded together in the Salmonella enterica subsp. enterica serovar Choleraesuis genome:
- the metL gene encoding bifunctional aspartokinase II/homoserine dehydrogenase II encodes MSVITPAGASARQLHKFGGSSLADVKCYLRVAGIMANYSRPGDMMVVSAAGSTTNQLISWLRLSQHDRLAAHQVQQALRRYHGELISGLLPEEQAQTLIAAFTRDLERLAGLLDGVVDDVVYAEVVGHGEIWSARLMSAVLNIQGMEAAWLDARDFLRAERSAQPQVDEGLSWPLLQELLAQHPQKRLVVTGFISRNASGETVLLGRNGSDYSATQIGSLAGVDKVTIWSDVAGVYSADPRKVKDACLLPLLRLDEASELARLAAPVLHARTLQPVSGSDIDLQLRCSYNPEQGSTRIERVLASGTGARIVTSHDDVCLIEIQVSSERNFRQVQQDIEQLLKRAQIRPLAIGSHPDRRMLQLCYTSEVVNNALQILQDAGLPGELRLREGLALVAMVGAGVCRNPLHSHRFWQQLKDQPVEFVWQSDDGISLVAVLRVGPTESLIQGLHQSLFRAEKRIGLVLFGKGNIGSRWLELFAREQGTLSARTGFEFVLAGVVDSQRSLLNYEGLDASRALAFFNDEATELDEESLFLWMRAHPYDDLVVLDVTASEQLADQYLDFASYGFHVISANKLAGASNSNKYRQIRDAFSKTGRHWLYNATVGAGLPVNHTVRDLRDAGDTILSLSGIFSGTLSWLFLQFDGSVPFTELVDQAWQQGLTEPDPRVDLSGKDVMRKLVILAREAGYDIEPDQVRVESLVPTECENGSIDHFFENGDELNEQMVQRLEAAQELGLVLRYVARFDANGKARVGVEAVRLEHPLAALLPCDNVFAIESRWYRDNPLVIRGPGAGRDVTAGAIQSDINRLAQLL; translated from the coding sequence ATGAGTGTGATAACGCCTGCAGGGGCATCGGCCCGTCAACTGCATAAATTTGGTGGCAGTAGCCTGGCAGATGTGAAGTGTTATCTGCGGGTCGCCGGGATTATGGCCAACTACTCCCGCCCGGGAGATATGATGGTGGTTTCGGCTGCGGGCAGCACTACCAACCAGTTGATTAGCTGGCTGCGTCTTAGCCAGCACGACAGGCTGGCAGCACATCAGGTGCAGCAGGCATTGCGGCGTTACCACGGTGAGCTGATTTCCGGACTGCTGCCGGAGGAGCAGGCTCAGACTCTGATTGCTGCTTTCACCCGTGACCTGGAACGTCTGGCCGGGCTCCTCGATGGCGTGGTTGATGATGTGGTTTATGCTGAAGTGGTTGGCCATGGGGAGATCTGGTCTGCGCGCCTGATGTCAGCCGTATTAAACATTCAGGGAATGGAAGCCGCCTGGCTTGATGCCCGTGATTTTCTGCGCGCTGAGCGCTCGGCACAACCGCAGGTTGATGAAGGTCTTTCCTGGCCATTATTGCAGGAGTTGCTGGCTCAGCATCCGCAAAAACGCCTGGTAGTGACCGGCTTTATCTCGCGCAATGCCAGCGGCGAAACTGTGCTGCTGGGGCGCAATGGTTCTGACTATTCGGCAACGCAGATTGGCTCACTGGCGGGCGTAGATAAAGTCACCATCTGGAGCGATGTGGCGGGCGTATACAGCGCCGACCCGCGTAAAGTAAAAGATGCCTGTCTGCTGCCTTTATTACGCCTGGATGAGGCCAGCGAACTGGCGCGTCTGGCTGCACCCGTGTTACATGCCCGTACGCTGCAACCGGTTTCCGGCAGTGATATTGATTTGCAGCTGCGTTGCAGCTACAACCCGGAGCAAGGCTCAACTCGCATTGAACGCGTTCTGGCATCGGGTACCGGTGCTCGTATCGTTACCAGCCATGATGATGTGTGCCTGATAGAGATTCAGGTGTCATCTGAACGTAATTTCCGTCAGGTTCAGCAGGATATCGAGCAGTTATTAAAGCGCGCCCAGATTCGTCCATTGGCAATCGGTTCTCATCCGGACCGCCGCATGTTGCAGCTGTGCTACACCTCCGAAGTGGTGAATAACGCGCTGCAGATTTTGCAGGATGCCGGTCTGCCGGGTGAATTACGGCTGCGTGAAGGGCTGGCATTGGTGGCAATGGTAGGGGCGGGCGTATGCCGCAATCCGCTACATAGCCATCGCTTCTGGCAGCAGCTGAAAGATCAGCCGGTTGAATTTGTCTGGCAGTCAGACGATGGCATCAGCCTGGTGGCAGTGCTGCGTGTTGGCCCAACCGAAAGCCTGATTCAGGGGCTTCATCAGTCATTATTCCGGGCAGAAAAGCGCATCGGTTTGGTGCTGTTTGGTAAAGGCAATATTGGTTCGCGCTGGCTGGAACTGTTCGCTCGTGAGCAGGGAACGCTGTCGGCGCGTACTGGTTTTGAGTTCGTGCTGGCCGGTGTGGTTGATAGCCAGCGCAGCCTGCTGAATTATGAAGGGCTGGATGCCAGCCGGGCACTGGCGTTCTTTAATGACGAGGCCACTGAGCTGGATGAAGAGTCGCTATTCCTGTGGATGCGCGCCCATCCTTATGATGATTTAGTGGTGCTGGATGTTACCGCCAGCGAACAGCTGGCTGACCAATATCTGGATTTTGCCAGCTACGGCTTCCATGTGATTAGCGCTAATAAACTGGCCGGGGCCAGCAACAGCAATAAATATCGCCAGATTCGCGATGCATTCTCTAAAACAGGCCGCCACTGGCTGTATAACGCGACCGTAGGTGCCGGGCTGCCGGTTAATCATACGGTGCGCGATCTGCGTGACGCCGGGGATACGATCCTGTCGCTGAGCGGTATTTTCTCCGGCACTTTGTCGTGGCTGTTCCTGCAGTTTGATGGTTCGGTGCCGTTTACTGAGCTGGTAGACCAGGCCTGGCAACAGGGACTAACGGAGCCAGATCCGCGGGTCGATTTGTCAGGTAAAGATGTTATGCGCAAGCTGGTGATTCTGGCCCGTGAAGCCGGTTACGATATTGAACCGGATCAGGTGCGGGTTGAGTCACTGGTACCTACCGAATGCGAAAATGGTTCTATCGACCACTTTTTTGAGAATGGCGATGAACTTAACGAGCAGATGGTGCAGCGACTGGAAGCAGCTCAGGAACTGGGGTTGGTTCTGCGCTATGTGGCGCGCTTTGATGCAAACGGTAAGGCCAGGGTTGGGGTGGAGGCGGTGCGCCTGGAGCATCCACTAGCGGCACTGTTGCCATGCGATAACGTGTTTGCCATTGAGAGTCGCTGGTATCGCGATAATCCGCTGGTGATACGCGGGCCGGGAGCCGGGCGAGATGTCACAGCGGGGGCGATTCAGTCTGATATTAACCGCCTGGCACAGCTGCTGTAA
- a CDS encoding methylenetetrahydrofolate reductase has protein sequence MSFFHANQREALNQSLAEVQGQINVSFEFFPPRTEEMEQTLWSSIDRLSSLKPKFVSVTYGANSGERDRTHSIIKGIKERTGLEAAPHLTCIDATRDELRTIARDYWENGIRHIVALRGDFPAGSGKPDMYAADLVGLLREVADFDISVAAYPEVHPEARSAQADLINLKKKVDAGASRAITQFFFDVESYLRFRDRCVATGIDVEIVPGILPVSNYQQLKRFATLTNVRVPKWMDAQFEGLDNDPETRKLVGANIAMDMVKILSREGVKDFHFYTLNRAEMSYAICHTLGVRPAV, from the coding sequence ATGAGCTTTTTTCACGCCAATCAGCGCGAAGCCCTGAATCAAAGTCTTGCTGAAGTACAAGGGCAAATTAATGTCTCATTCGAGTTCTTCCCACCTCGTACCGAAGAAATGGAGCAAACGCTCTGGAGCTCCATTGATCGGCTAAGCAGCCTGAAACCAAAGTTTGTTTCTGTAACTTATGGTGCGAACTCTGGGGAGCGCGATCGTACCCACAGCATTATCAAAGGTATTAAAGAACGTACTGGCCTTGAGGCCGCACCGCACCTGACGTGTATTGATGCGACCCGCGATGAGCTGCGCACTATTGCCCGAGACTATTGGGAAAACGGTATCCGCCATATCGTGGCTCTGCGCGGGGATTTCCCTGCGGGCAGTGGAAAACCGGATATGTATGCCGCCGATCTGGTTGGTCTGCTGCGCGAAGTCGCTGACTTTGATATCTCAGTTGCTGCTTACCCGGAGGTTCATCCGGAAGCGCGCAGCGCTCAGGCTGATCTTATTAACCTTAAAAAGAAGGTAGATGCGGGAGCCAGTCGCGCAATCACTCAGTTTTTCTTTGATGTTGAAAGTTATCTGCGGTTTCGCGACCGCTGCGTAGCGACCGGTATTGATGTAGAAATTGTCCCCGGGATCCTGCCAGTAAGTAACTATCAGCAGCTTAAGCGGTTTGCCACGCTAACTAATGTGCGTGTGCCGAAGTGGATGGATGCGCAGTTTGAAGGGCTGGATAACGATCCGGAAACCCGCAAACTGGTCGGTGCAAATATTGCGATGGATATGGTGAAAATCCTGAGCCGGGAAGGGGTGAAAGACTTCCACTTTTACACTCTGAACCGCGCCGAAATGAGCTATGCCATCTGCCACACCCTGGGTGTCCGTCCAGCGGTCTAA
- a CDS encoding gluconate transporter, whose amino-acid sequence MPLVIVAAGVLLLLLLMIRFKINGFIALILVALAVGVLQGMPVNAVITSIKNGVGGTLGGLALIMGFGAMLGKMLADSGGAQRIATTLINRFGKKHIQWAVVLTGFTVGFALFYEVGFVLMLPLVFTIAASARIPLLYVGVPMAAALSVTHGFLPPHPGPTAIATIFHADMGKTLLYGTILAIPTVILAGPVFARCLKGIDKPIPEGLHNSKTFTEEEMPSFGVSVWTALVPVVLMAARAISEMVLPKGHALLAYAEFFGDPVMATLIAVLIAVFTFGLNRGRSMDDINETLTSSIKIIAMMLLIIGGGGAFKQVLVDSGVDKYIASMMQGSTVSPLLMAWSIAAVLRIALGSATVAAITAGGIAAPLIATTGVSPELMVIAVGSGSVIFSHVNDPGFWLFKEYFNLTIGETIKSWSMLETIISVCGLVGCLLLGMVI is encoded by the coding sequence ATGCCCTTAGTCATCGTTGCTGCAGGCGTACTCCTGCTACTGCTCCTGATGATCCGTTTTAAAATTAACGGATTTATCGCCTTAATCCTGGTGGCTTTGGCCGTTGGTGTACTGCAAGGTATGCCGGTCAACGCAGTCATCACTTCTATTAAAAACGGCGTCGGCGGTACCCTCGGCGGCCTGGCTCTGATCATGGGCTTCGGCGCGATGCTGGGTAAAATGCTGGCTGACAGCGGCGGCGCACAGCGTATCGCCACTACCCTGATTAATCGCTTTGGTAAGAAACACATTCAGTGGGCAGTCGTTCTGACCGGTTTCACCGTTGGTTTCGCACTGTTCTATGAAGTAGGTTTTGTACTGATGCTGCCGCTGGTATTTACCATCGCTGCATCGGCACGTATCCCGCTGCTGTACGTTGGTGTGCCAATGGCTGCGGCACTCTCCGTAACGCACGGCTTCCTGCCTCCGCATCCGGGCCCAACCGCTATCGCTACGATTTTCCATGCCGATATGGGTAAAACCCTGCTGTATGGCACCATCCTGGCTATCCCGACCGTAATTCTGGCCGGCCCGGTATTTGCCCGCTGCCTGAAAGGTATCGACAAGCCGATTCCAGAAGGTCTGCATAACTCTAAGACCTTCACCGAAGAAGAAATGCCAAGCTTTGGCGTCAGCGTCTGGACCGCTCTGGTACCAGTAGTTCTGATGGCTGCCCGCGCAATTTCTGAGATGGTGCTGCCTAAAGGCCACGCGCTGCTGGCTTATGCCGAATTCTTCGGCGACCCGGTAATGGCAACCCTGATTGCGGTACTGATTGCAGTATTTACTTTTGGTCTGAATCGCGGTCGTTCCATGGACGACATCAACGAAACCCTGACCTCTTCAATTAAAATCATCGCGATGATGCTGCTCATCATCGGCGGCGGCGGTGCCTTCAAACAGGTTCTGGTCGACAGCGGCGTTGATAAATACATTGCCTCCATGATGCAGGGCTCCACCGTATCTCCACTGCTGATGGCATGGTCTATCGCTGCAGTACTGCGTATCGCACTGGGTTCTGCAACCGTTGCAGCTATCACCGCAGGTGGTATCGCGGCTCCGCTTATCGCCACCACCGGCGTTAGCCCTGAGCTGATGGTTATCGCAGTAGGTTCCGGTAGCGTTATCTTCTCCCACGTGAACGATCCAGGCTTCTGGCTGTTCAAAGAGTATTTCAACCTGACTATCGGCGAGACCATCAAATCCTGGTCGATGCTGGAAACCATCATCTCTGTATGTGGTCTGGTAGGCTGTCTGCTGCTGGGAATGGTGATTTAA